The following coding sequences are from one Saccharomyces eubayanus strain FM1318 chromosome VII, whole genome shotgun sequence window:
- the CKB1 gene encoding casein kinase 2 regulatory subunit CKB1 yields the protein MSQEFIEDHSRTGSSDDEDSGAYDEWIPSFCSRFGHEYFCQVPTEFIEDDFNMTSLSQEVPHYRKALDLILDLEAMSDEEEEEEEDVVEEEEVDQEMQSNDGHDDGKKKNKSPVVNKSIIEHAAEQLYGLIHARFILTKPGLQAMAEKFDHKEFGTCPRYYCNGMQLLPCGLSDTVGKHTVRLYCPSCQDLYLPQSSRFLCLEGAFWGTSFPGVFLKHFKELEEYVERKSKESYELKVFGFRINDEAVSGPRMKWLRQYPSTEEDWEEFSKCEFETPAV from the coding sequence ATGTCGCAAGAGTTTATAGAAGACCATTCACGTACAGGATCCTCAGACGACGAGGATAGTGGGGCATATGACGAGTGGATCCCGTCATTTTGTTCCAGGTTTGGCCACGAATACTTTTGCCAGGTTCCCACCGAGTTTATCGAGGATGACTTCAATATGACCTCTTTGTCCCAAGAGGTGCCCCACTACCGTAAAGCCCTGGATTTGATATTGGATTTGGAGGCCATgagtgatgaagaagaagaagaagaagaagacgtggtagaagaagaggaagtgGACCAGGAAATGCAAAGTAATGACGGCCACGATGAtggcaagaagaaaaacaagtCCCCCGTGGTGAACAAAAGCATTATCGAACATGCAGCAGAACAGTTATACGGTTTGATCCACGCAAGGTTCATTCTGACCAAGCCAGGTCTGCAAGCGATGGCTGAGAAGTTCGATCACAAGGAGTTTGGAACGTGTCCCCGTTACTACTGTAACGGCATGCAATTACTGCCTTGTGGGCTAAGTGATACAGTGGGGAAACATACCGTGAGATTGTATTGTCCTAGTTGTCAGGACCTGTATCTGCCTCAATCATCTAGGTTCCTGTGCTTGGAAGGTGCATTTTGGGGGACGAGTTTCCCTGGTGTGTTCTTAAAACATTTTAAAGAGCTGGAAGAATAtgtagaaagaaaaagtaaagaatCCTATGAATTGAAAGTCTTTGGGTTCAGGATAAATGACGAAGCCGTATCTGGTCCCAGAATGAAGTGGTTGAGACAATACCCATCCACAGAGGAAGACTGGGAAGAGTTCTCAAAATGCGAATTCGAGACCCCAGCAGTTTAA
- the JAC1 gene encoding J-type chaperone JAC1: MLKYSIQRRLVSTFYELFPKTFPKKLPIWTIDQSKLRKEYRQLQAQHHPDMAQQGSEQSSTLNQAYHTLKDPLRRSQYMLKLLRNIDLTQEQTSHEVTKSDPQLLLEVLDVHDELSQMNDEAGVKQLAQENKQRIQDIETRLEQCYRDKNYAAAVKLTVELKYWSNLAKAFKDWVPGQPLELNH; the protein is encoded by the coding sequence ATGTTAAAGTACTCGATTCAACGAAGACTCGTCTCTACATTTTACGAACTATTCCCCAAGACCTTCCCCAAGAAACTGCCAATTTGGACCATAGATCAATCCAAATTAAGGAAGGAATACAGGCAGTTGCAAGCACAACACCACCCGGACATGGCTCAGCAAGGTAGCGAGCAGTCTTCCACGCTTAACCAGGCCTACCATACACTCAAGGACCCCCTCAGAAGGTCGCAATACATGCTCAAACTCTTGCGCAACATCGATTTGACACAAGAGCAGACCTCACATGAAGTGACCAAGAGTGATCCGCAGCTCTTGTTGGAAGTGCTAGACGTTCATGACGAGTTGTCCCAGATGAACGACGAGGCTGGCGTGAAGCAGCTGGCACAGGAAAACAAACAGAGGATTCAGGATATTGAAACACGATTGGAGCAATGCTACCGTGACAAGAATTACGCTGCTGCAGTGAAATTGACCGTGGAGCTGAAATACTGGTCCAACTTGGCAAAGGCCTTCAAGGACTGGGTACCAGGACAACCATTAGAATTGAATCATTAG